In Marinobacter sp. LQ44, the following are encoded in one genomic region:
- a CDS encoding YecA family protein → MLTNSDIEALEDILFAEPWGDEALDFFGFHGVVCASVIGPVSLGAEDLFRLATGSDTLPDGKVPEVFAHCVKVLASDMAHALDMGQPLELPEPEDGDPMNALENWCAGFVDTFLENEEAWLDAASEEDVADLMVPMLTLSGLFEDEDFQNVRNDEKLSARMAEAIPDSLTDLYLLFHAPD, encoded by the coding sequence ATGCTGACCAATTCGGACATCGAGGCGCTGGAAGACATACTGTTCGCGGAGCCCTGGGGGGATGAAGCCCTGGATTTCTTCGGGTTCCACGGCGTTGTGTGTGCAAGCGTTATCGGCCCGGTCAGCCTGGGGGCGGAAGATCTCTTCCGCCTTGCCACCGGCTCTGACACCCTGCCAGACGGCAAGGTACCGGAGGTCTTCGCTCACTGCGTGAAGGTCTTGGCTTCTGATATGGCCCATGCCCTGGACATGGGCCAGCCACTGGAACTGCCGGAACCGGAAGACGGTGACCCGATGAACGCACTGGAAAACTGGTGCGCCGGGTTTGTGGATACCTTTCTGGAAAATGAAGAGGCCTGGCTGGATGCCGCCAGCGAGGAAGACGTCGCAGACCTGATGGTGCCGATGCTTACCCTGTCCGGGCTGTTCGAGGACGAAGACTTCCAGAACGTGCGCAACGATGAGAAGTTGTCTGCCCGCATGGCGGAGGCCATTCCGGATTCACTGACCGATCTGTACCTGCTGTTCCACGCACCGGACTGA